In Pseudomonas fluorescens, the following are encoded in one genomic region:
- a CDS encoding glycosyltransferase family 1 protein, translating into MRIALNARILQAPRTGIGHYVAELANALAGEPDIELALFHGWGWSAVLPEAAMPGYSRLTPLLRQIPGAYQARRWLEQKRFDQGRAQAIDLYHEPSLWPLSFDGPTVITLHDLTHLHYPETQPPARLREIERRVADGVRQASLILTDSQYIAEEAQVHFGLPAERFVVAPLGVAARFHPRSPEAIDAVLKTHGVEAREYFLCVGTLEPRKNLSLALRAHARLPESVRQRFPLLIVGMAGWQREQFSEELHQALACGHVCLLGYLPDEHVAQLLAGARALIFPSLYEGFGLPVLEAMACGTPVILTRRSAMPEVAGSAGNYVEPDETDGLRDAMSRLIEDLAHWQACREAGLLQARLFTWERCAQVTASAYRQAMGG; encoded by the coding sequence ATGCGCATTGCCCTTAACGCCCGCATCCTCCAGGCGCCGCGCACCGGCATCGGCCACTACGTTGCCGAACTGGCGAACGCCCTGGCGGGTGAACCGGATATTGAACTGGCGCTGTTTCATGGCTGGGGCTGGAGTGCTGTGCTGCCTGAAGCGGCCATGCCCGGTTATTCCCGACTGACGCCATTGCTGCGGCAGATTCCGGGGGCCTATCAGGCCCGACGGTGGCTGGAGCAGAAACGCTTCGATCAAGGCCGCGCGCAAGCCATCGACCTCTACCACGAACCGAGTCTGTGGCCGCTGTCGTTCGACGGCCCGACCGTCATCACCTTGCATGACCTGACTCACCTGCACTATCCCGAAACGCAGCCACCGGCGCGCTTGCGAGAAATCGAACGGCGCGTGGCCGACGGCGTGCGACAGGCAAGCCTGATTCTTACCGACTCGCAATACATTGCTGAAGAAGCCCAGGTGCATTTCGGGTTACCGGCCGAGCGATTTGTCGTCGCACCGCTGGGTGTAGCCGCGCGTTTTCACCCGCGGTCCCCCGAGGCTATCGACGCCGTACTCAAGACCCATGGCGTCGAAGCGCGGGAATACTTCCTCTGTGTCGGCACCCTGGAACCGCGCAAGAATCTGTCCCTGGCCCTGCGCGCCCACGCCCGATTGCCGGAATCAGTCCGTCAGCGTTTTCCATTGCTGATCGTCGGCATGGCCGGCTGGCAGCGCGAGCAGTTCAGCGAAGAATTGCACCAGGCCCTGGCCTGCGGTCATGTCTGTTTGCTCGGCTATCTGCCTGACGAGCACGTTGCACAGCTGCTGGCCGGCGCCCGGGCATTGATTTTTCCGTCGCTTTACGAAGGTTTTGGCCTGCCGGTGCTGGAGGCCATGGCCTGTGGCACACCGGTCATTCTGACCAGACGTTCGGCCATGCCCGAAGTGGCAGGCTCTGCGGGTAACTATGTTGAACCGGATGAAACCGACGGCTTGCGCGATGCAATGAGTCGTCTGATCGAGGATCTAGCGCATTGGCAGGCATGCCGAGAGGCCGGATTGCTACAGGCAAGGCTTTTTACCTGGGAACGCTGCGCGCAAGTCACGGCCAGCGCTTACCGCCAGGCAATGGGAGGTTGA
- a CDS encoding glycosyltransferase family 4 protein produces MRVLHFFKTYLPDSVGGIEQVIFQLCESGALHGVEGKVLTLSADPTPPVMQIAQHEVHRARLDIQFASTGFSWSVFKQFRELAAEADVVNYHFPWPFMDLVHFANGLKKPSVVTYHSDIIRQKQLLKLYRPLMNRFLHSADRIVAASPNYLHTSDVLQQFQDKTRVIPYGLNKAGYPQPDSDRTAHWRQKLGDKFFLFVGVMRYYKGLHILLDALKDLDYPTVIVGAGPLEVELHAQAAALGLRNVHFLGRLGDEDKVALLQLSYAIVFPSHLRSEAFGISLLEGAMYGKPMISSEIGTGTSYINIHNETGLVVPPSNPSAFREAMRTLWENPVLAAQMGEKAQARYQNLFTADEMGRKWAALYEELLEEKALAYA; encoded by the coding sequence ATGCGAGTTCTTCATTTTTTCAAGACGTATCTGCCTGACTCGGTCGGCGGGATCGAACAAGTGATTTTCCAGTTGTGCGAAAGCGGTGCCCTGCACGGCGTTGAAGGCAAGGTGCTGACACTCAGTGCCGATCCGACACCGCCGGTGATGCAGATCGCTCAACATGAAGTCCATCGAGCCAGGCTCGACATTCAGTTCGCCTCCACTGGGTTTTCCTGGAGCGTCTTCAAACAGTTTCGCGAGCTGGCAGCCGAGGCCGACGTGGTCAATTACCACTTTCCATGGCCGTTCATGGACCTGGTGCATTTCGCCAACGGCCTGAAAAAACCCAGCGTGGTGACGTACCATTCGGACATTATCCGCCAGAAACAGCTGCTCAAACTTTACCGGCCGCTGATGAATCGTTTTCTGCACAGCGCTGACCGGATCGTCGCAGCATCACCCAATTACCTGCACACCAGTGATGTGCTGCAACAGTTTCAGGACAAGACCCGAGTGATTCCCTATGGACTGAACAAGGCAGGTTACCCACAGCCTGACAGTGATCGAACGGCCCACTGGCGGCAAAAACTCGGCGACAAGTTTTTTCTGTTTGTCGGTGTGATGCGCTATTACAAAGGTTTGCACATCCTGCTCGACGCCCTGAAGGACCTGGATTACCCGACGGTGATTGTCGGTGCCGGCCCACTGGAAGTAGAGCTGCATGCCCAGGCGGCTGCCTTGGGTTTACGCAATGTTCACTTCCTCGGGCGTCTGGGGGACGAGGACAAAGTGGCGCTGCTGCAACTGAGCTACGCCATCGTGTTCCCATCGCACCTGCGCTCCGAAGCATTCGGCATTTCGCTGCTTGAAGGCGCGATGTATGGAAAACCGATGATCTCCAGTGAAATTGGCACTGGCACCAGTTACATCAACATCCATAACGAGACTGGGCTGGTGGTGCCGCCGAGCAATCCATCGGCATTTCGTGAGGCGATGCGTACGCTTTGGGAAAACCCGGTGCTGGCGGCGCAAATGGGCGAGAAGGCGCAGGCCCGTTATCAAAATCTGTTTACCGCGGACGAAATGGGCCGCAAATGGGCGGCGTTGTATGAGGAACTGCTGGAAGAAAAAGCCCTCGCCTACGCATGA
- the mrdA gene encoding penicillin-binding protein 2, producing the protein MPEPIPIKDHEKETRLVNKRLLACGLFVAAVTCALVVRMYVLQVVEFDYHSTISENNRVHVLPITPTRGLIYDRNGVLLADNRPSYNLTITRERASNVNEELGEVVNLLHLPAEDRTQFDKAMKQARHPFVPVTLFYELSEEQIAVLAVNEFRLPGLDVEPQFVRHYPLGEHFAHSVGYVGRINEKESKALDTVEYRGTQSIGKTGIEKFYESQLHGHVGYEEVETNAQGRVLRVLKHTDPVPGENIVLSLDVKLQEAAEQALGDRRGSVVALDPSTGEVLAMVSNPSFDPNLFVTGISSKEYSTLRDSIDRPLFNRVLRGLYAPGSTIKPEVAIAGLDAGVVTPQTRVFDPGYYQLPDFDHKYRNWNHSGDGWVDMDAAIMRSNDTYFYDLAHKLGIDRLHDYMAMFGLGEKVSLDMNEESPGLMPSQAWKRTTRRQAWFPGETVILGIGQGYMQVTPLQLAQATALIANKGVWNRPHLAKTVDGVAPVDEHPMPNILLKDPRDWEQVNHGMQMVMHDARGIARAAAAGAQYRIAGKSGTAQVVAIKQGERYNREKTRERNRDNALFVGFAPAEQPKIVISVMIENGEAGGRVAGPVVRQIMDAWLLDQDGHLKPQYAAPSKAPGDPHA; encoded by the coding sequence GTGCCCGAACCGATACCCATCAAGGACCACGAGAAAGAGACACGCCTGGTCAATAAAAGGCTGCTGGCCTGCGGCTTGTTCGTTGCCGCTGTCACCTGTGCACTGGTGGTGCGCATGTATGTCCTGCAAGTAGTCGAGTTCGACTATCACTCGACCATCTCCGAAAACAATCGCGTACATGTCCTGCCGATTACACCGACCCGCGGGTTGATCTATGACCGCAACGGCGTACTCCTCGCTGACAACCGTCCCAGCTACAACCTGACCATCACCCGCGAACGTGCTTCCAATGTAAACGAAGAACTGGGCGAGGTAGTCAATCTCCTGCACTTGCCCGCTGAAGATCGCACGCAGTTCGACAAGGCAATGAAGCAGGCACGTCATCCGTTCGTACCCGTGACGCTGTTCTATGAGCTGAGCGAAGAACAGATTGCCGTACTCGCCGTCAACGAGTTCCGCCTGCCGGGCCTCGATGTCGAACCGCAGTTCGTTCGACACTATCCGTTGGGCGAGCACTTCGCTCATTCGGTCGGCTACGTCGGACGTATCAACGAGAAAGAGTCAAAGGCTCTGGATACGGTCGAGTACCGAGGCACCCAATCCATCGGCAAGACCGGGATCGAAAAATTCTACGAGTCGCAGCTGCACGGCCATGTCGGGTATGAGGAAGTCGAAACCAATGCCCAGGGCCGTGTGTTGCGAGTGCTCAAACACACTGACCCGGTGCCCGGCGAAAACATTGTCCTGAGCCTCGACGTCAAGCTTCAGGAGGCCGCCGAGCAAGCCCTGGGTGATCGCCGTGGCTCGGTGGTCGCGCTGGATCCGTCGACCGGTGAAGTGTTGGCCATGGTCAGCAACCCGAGTTTCGATCCGAATTTGTTCGTCACCGGTATCAGCTCCAAGGAGTACTCCACACTACGGGACTCCATCGACCGCCCGCTGTTCAACCGTGTACTGCGCGGTCTCTACGCACCGGGTTCGACTATCAAGCCGGAAGTGGCAATCGCCGGCCTCGATGCCGGTGTCGTCACGCCACAGACCCGTGTGTTCGACCCCGGCTATTACCAACTGCCGGATTTCGATCACAAGTACCGCAACTGGAACCACAGTGGCGATGGGTGGGTGGATATGGATGCGGCGATCATGCGTTCCAACGACACCTACTTCTATGACCTCGCACACAAGCTCGGTATCGATCGCCTGCACGACTATATGGCGATGTTCGGGCTGGGTGAGAAAGTGTCCCTGGACATGAATGAAGAATCCCCCGGCCTGATGCCATCCCAAGCCTGGAAACGCACCACCCGCCGTCAGGCCTGGTTTCCGGGCGAGACGGTGATTCTCGGTATCGGCCAGGGCTACATGCAGGTCACACCACTGCAGTTGGCCCAGGCGACGGCGCTGATTGCCAACAAAGGCGTGTGGAATCGCCCGCACCTGGCCAAAACCGTGGACGGTGTCGCGCCGGTGGATGAGCATCCGATGCCGAACATTCTGCTCAAGGACCCTCGTGACTGGGAGCAGGTCAACCACGGCATGCAGATGGTGATGCACGATGCCCGCGGGATTGCCCGGGCCGCAGCGGCGGGCGCGCAATACCGTATCGCTGGCAAGAGTGGTACCGCGCAAGTGGTGGCGATCAAGCAGGGCGAACGTTACAACCGGGAGAAAACCCGCGAGCGTAACCGCGACAATGCCTTGTTCGTCGGTTTCGCCCCGGCCGAACAACCGAAGATCGTGATTTCGGTGATGATCGAAAACGGCGAGGCGGGTGGACGCGTTGCCGGACCGGTCGTGCGGCAGATCATGGACGCCTGGCTACTCGATCAGGACGGCCACCTCAAGCCGCAGTACGCAGCGCCGAGCAAGGCGCCGGGCGATCCTCACGCCTGA